The Erigeron canadensis isolate Cc75 chromosome 1, C_canadensis_v1, whole genome shotgun sequence genome segment ACTTGTGGACTTCTATATTGATGTTTTTGCCGTATCATATCCTGTTCGAGTTTCTACTACATGTTTACTTTTTGGTTTATTgcgaatttttaaataaacacatttatgaaatattgatttttaatcaaGCGATTGAAGATTTAACccaaatatactaaaataacgtaGCCATTGTAACAAGACAATTGAGGTCCCGCAACGCGGGGTCCGAAACTTTCTGGTTCATACTTCATACTTATTTTAGAAACAGgtttaaatgatttttttttttttttttataataaattttttgttgGTAAATGGGGACAAACTTGAATGTATTCTCCGCTTCTTCGAGGTGATGTGCTATAGGTTGATTTTATTTGACTTTAACAAGGTCAGATCATAGACTGAATAGTACGAGTAGTAAATGTGGCTTAGCCATGAAAAATCTGGATTGGAGCTTTTATATTTCTGTAATTTAAATGATATTTCGTAAATATTAACAAATTTAACTATGTTAAACCCATGATCTTAGcatattttatattatcttatgtttctatttttaagatttgatatatctatatttagttATACATTCCCAATATAACCCTAGCTTACATCGTAATTAATACCTATCTTATCTGGTACAACTTTctgtttatttaattaactcatttttttttttaagtatatatataacttgtattttttatactttggttatatataaaacttcaaaacatatcttaccaaaaaaaaataataataataaattaattaaagtacacataaaataacttttttaaaatacacgtaaaataattttttcattaatttttttttctattctaaaaaattatgattatttGACGTTTGAAAAATATAATGAGACTGTTTCCTGTAAATCTGGGTAGGCAATTTTGGTTAGCAAGCAGGTTCCAggattaattaacaaaagtcCTAAAAAAAGACATGGTGGATCGGTGGgaggaaaattaaaaatataacttacAAGGTAGGCCTAGCCATATCCCAACTTACAATTTTAAGCCCATAATTGAACCAAATTGTCCAATTGATTAAGCCCAAAAGATAACAAGTCACatagaaaaaaatatggagtatAACTCCAGCTCCAAAATTTACCGAAAACACCTTGTGGTCATGTTTCCGAACCTCCTTGTATTGTACGAGGATGATATAATATCTAGTCAAACTTAGTACAATTTCTAGTCTTTTCTTTAGCGTCCAACACCCGGTTACCCGTTGTTAGTCGAGTACACTTTCAAGTCTAACTTGCATTTCTATGCATTTATAACCTTACTTGACTAACAACGCTTCAATatacaatttattattatatattagaaatTTATACTAGCTTTCTAACATAATTACTACATTTGAATGATGGCCATATATGAAACTCTAGTTGGTGAGAAATGAAATGGATTTAATTCAATGGAAAAGGTTCATCTGCCAAGTCATGTAGATATATAGGATTAaaattattgtgttttttttacctACCCACATATGGTGTTTGATTCAAGGTGCATAGCCAGGAAGGGTCAATCTTTGGCTAATAACAATCTTTTTCGTTCGAGTTATTTGTTAAAATCAAGGGCTCGATTTTCTCCATGTAGATCAGGAGGTATCCTTTGTAGAGCTTTTTTACAAAACATGTTTTTTCCATGGATGTTACTTTCATCAGTTCATGTCAATaataaattacatgtatatataatgatcATACCATAATTAGTAATTGATGTCCATAACGACATTATACTTGTAAACATGaatgaaaagttgaaaagctATGAAGAGCTTGTGCACCCAAAGTCAGCATATGTCACTTGAcaaaaaacataaatagtcaatctTCTGGGACTTTCAAATTTATGGCATTACTCAGTGATGTGTATGGATAAATAATAAAGAACCACAAATTGACCCATTCAATATGCAGCAAGTTTTACTGGTTCAATCTATACCCAAAACTGGTGAAGGATCACACTCACATGACATCagaaacttatatttatttatagttatatatagtATACATCAACTTCAAGCATAGTGTTGTGgttaataaaacatattacaGGTGACTAACGCAGCTCTATGGTCGTTATGACCATGTTTATGATCGTCTTTAAGTTACATAAGTTTCAacacaaagttacaaaattCGACAGGCGGTGGTGCTCAGAAGTTTCTGCATATGAAGAAAGAAAACACTATGTCGAGTAGTAGCAGCTCTGATTGGTTTTCTTCGGTATGATTCTTTCGTTCCTGCCTCTATTTTTATATCGTATTCATCCATTTTCTAACAATATTTTCACTTAGAGCcacaaaaagataaatattttgaTCAACTtacaatatttgttttatagtaCTAGTATTTCATTTGTAGGTAAATGATTCTTCATCACATATAGGCTAGTTGACCACCATATGTTTTCTTGATCACGACTAATTAATAGTGACActactaaaaagtaaaaactgcATGTAACAAAACTGTAATTAATTCGTTGATAAGAAGTAGGGCCTGTCGATATAACTTTTATAGTGAGCTAACTAAGGATGTATTTCTCCttttttgattaatttgtttaaggtCAACAAGATGTCAGATACCACTGATGTGAAGTCCTTGCTACTGGTTATTTCAGAGATCATGAAACTATCAACTGTGACAGAAAACGATAACTTCATCACAATAGGATGCTATTTTTACCGTGTTTTTTCAGTCATCGTGGAATTGGAATCGTCggaaaataaaccaaaaaatgCAGCAGAGATTTTACTGGCACTCTCAGAATGCATATACATAGCAAAACACCTACTGTCAAACTGCAACAAAAATTTAGAAGTCGAACGCATCACAAATCAGCTTGAAAGGGTAGTCAAACACATGGGTGAAGTACTAAACTCGATGAGATCATCATCAGGGCGCTATTTCCATTATGCCGTTCAGTCCATAGTACAAGACATCAATGGGTTTTGTTTTGAAACCAGTGGCATTCATTATGATCATAAGGAGAACGATCTTTACACGATTAATGATTTTGAAAGCTCCACAGATGATGAATCAGAAACACCCCTTGTGATGAGTTTTCCAGATTTGGGTTCATATACAGAACCATTATATGAAACCTTCTTTTGTCCATTGACAAATAAGATTATGGAGGATCCGGTCACAATAGAAACAGGTGTCACATACGAAAGGGTTGCAATAACAAACTGGTTCAAGAAGTTTAGCAATCCTGCTGATATCATTTGCCCGAAGACAGGCATGAAGATAACAAATCAAGTTTTCAACAGAAATATCGCTCTGTTGGAAACGATCAAGCATTGGGAGGAAAGAAATGAACAAGCAAGTATAAAGGCTGCAGTATCAGCTCTGTCTTTAACCAGTAATAAGCCCATGATTCGTGAGGCACTGCAcaatttgcaaaatttatgCAGAAAAAGGCAGTATAATGTGGTGGAGATACGTACAATCGGTGTCATACCACTTCTTGGAGAAATATTGAAGCATCAAGATAaagatttgatttttgaaaCTCTTGAATTACTAAGACAGTTGACTGAGAATGATGATGAAAACGAAGGAAAGGTATATTTTTATCTCAAATTTTGAACTTGTTAATAGACTGTTTAactgtataagatttgaagaaAAACTTTATCTGTTTTGCAGGAAATGATTGTCAGGAAAGTGGACTTATATGAAATTATACGAATTTTATCGAGTAAAGATGAATGCATTTGGCGTTCGGCTTTGCTTCTTCTAGTTGAGCTTTCAAAAAGTAAGGTTTTTTGTGATCAAATTGGTTCTGTTAGTGGTGGAGTTCTGATGCTGGTTACTCTAAAGTACAAACAATCGAATAATGAATTTTTGGTAGAAAAAGTCGATTATATCTTGAAAAACTTAGAGAGATCGCCAGATAACATCAAGATCATGGCAGAAAATGGATATTGGCAGCCTCTATTGCATCACTTTCTTGAAGGTATAAACTATTAAGACAAAACTTTAATTGGTAACACAATTTGTAAAAATGATCTCATAATACATTAAATCAAACAGGTAATGAAGATATGAAGATGGAGATGGCAGATTACATTGGAGAAATTTTTCTTGGAAATGATCATGAGATTAAAAACTATGTCGCAGAGACGGCTTCACCTGCCTTGCTTCAAATGGTGTTTCATGGAAACTCTCTGGCAAGAAATGTCGCATTTACAGCATTGAAGCAAATCTCATCTCACCACGAAAATGGAAAGATTCTTGTGAAAACGGGGGCCATTGGTAAAATGCTCAATGAAGTGTTCAAACGAACGATCTACGATGAACCAATGAATTCAAAGGCAGAAGCTGCAGGTATACTTGCAAACATACTTGAATCAGGATCTGTTGAGTTAAATGACCTCCAAGTTGATCACAAGATGTCCTTGGATTACATTATATACAACATTGTCAAAAGGGTTGGGAATTCAATGCCAGATGAGATGAACATAAACTTTGTGAGAATCCTTTTATGCCTCATGAAATTCCTGAAAACATCTACGATTATCGTATCGGTGGTAAAAGAGAATGATGCCTGTGCAAACATTATCGAGCTTTTGAACAACCCAAATGAGGAACTACAGGTGGTTTCGATCATGTTTTCTATAGCTCTTTCACCGTTTCTTGGCCAAATATTGGCAGATAAACTATGCAAAACTAGAGGCCAACCTCAAGCATTGCTAAAAGAGCTTCCGGAAATGACACCACCAACTGAAAAACAAGCAGTTTCTGTCAATTTCCTGGCCAAACTTCCCCATGAAAATATTTCACTTAATTTAGCTCTATATCATACAGTTCCTTTAATTCTGAAAAAGATCGATCAAATTCAGAGGTCTGGCATGAGAATGAGCAAATATGGAATTGTTTATCTGGAAGGACTTGTGGGTATTCTTGTTCGGTTCACTGCAACACTCTACGAAAACCACTTTTTGATTCTAGCAAAGAACTTCACTTTCACAAATGTGTTCACCGAATTGCTTATGAACACATTTAGCGACGAAATTCAGAAGCTCTCGGCAAAAGGGTTAGAAAATTTGTCATTAAAAACAGTTATTTTATCCAAACCCGcaccaattaaaaaaataaagaaactcAGGGTCAGAAAGTTCTTATATTTGCTAAAGTGTTTCTCATTTGATTCAAGAGATCTTGAAGTCATACCACTATGCCAACTTCATAAAGGAGTATGCTCTTCTCAAGAGACCTTTTGTTTGCTTGAAGCAAAAGCAGTCAAAAAGCTGTTGACTTGCTTTGAACATAAGAATATTGAAGTGGTGGAGGCTGCATTATCGGCAATATGCACGTTGTTAGATGAAAGAGTCGATTTGGGCACAAGTGTGAGTATTTTGATCCAAGAAAAGGCCATACAGCATGTTC includes the following:
- the LOC122585616 gene encoding putative U-box domain-containing protein 42, translated to MKKENTMSSSSSSDWFSSVNKMSDTTDVKSLLLVISEIMKLSTVTENDNFITIGCYFYRVFSVIVELESSENKPKNAAEILLALSECIYIAKHLLSNCNKNLEVERITNQLERVVKHMGEVLNSMRSSSGRYFHYAVQSIVQDINGFCFETSGIHYDHKENDLYTINDFESSTDDESETPLVMSFPDLGSYTEPLYETFFCPLTNKIMEDPVTIETGVTYERVAITNWFKKFSNPADIICPKTGMKITNQVFNRNIALLETIKHWEERNEQASIKAAVSALSLTSNKPMIREALHNLQNLCRKRQYNVVEIRTIGVIPLLGEILKHQDKDLIFETLELLRQLTENDDENEGKEMIVRKVDLYEIIRILSSKDECIWRSALLLLVELSKSKVFCDQIGSVSGGVLMLVTLKYKQSNNEFLVEKVDYILKNLERSPDNIKIMAENGYWQPLLHHFLEGNEDMKMEMADYIGEIFLGNDHEIKNYVAETASPALLQMVFHGNSLARNVAFTALKQISSHHENGKILVKTGAIGKMLNEVFKRTIYDEPMNSKAEAAGILANILESGSVELNDLQVDHKMSLDYIIYNIVKRVGNSMPDEMNINFVRILLCLMKFLKTSTIIVSVVKENDACANIIELLNNPNEELQVVSIMFSIALSPFLGQILADKLCKTRGQPQALLKELPEMTPPTEKQAVSVNFLAKLPHENISLNLALYHTVPLILKKIDQIQRSGMRMSKYGIVYLEGLVGILVRFTATLYENHFLILAKNFTFTNVFTELLMNTFSDEIQKLSAKGLENLSLKTVILSKPAPIKKIKKLRVRKFLYLLKCFSFDSRDLEVIPLCQLHKGVCSSQETFCLLEAKAVKKLLTCFEHKNIEVVEAALSAICTLLDERVDLGTSVSILIQEKAIQHVLNVVKEHKDESLRRKTFWMLDKLLKEGDDNSNSEISQDRFLRATLINVLHYGNGDTRLMAEKILRHLNNMPKFE